The Rubricoccus marinus nucleotide sequence CGTAGTCCTTGAGCGAGTAGTACAGAACGACGGGCAGCAGCGCCGCAATAGTGACCACGCCGATCAGCGCACCGACCGACTTGGTAAGGCTCCCGACGAGCGCCGGCAGGCTCCCGGCCACGGATTGGATCTGCTGCGGCAGGAACGTCCCCAGATCGGTCACAAGGGCCTCGCGCTCGATCAGGCCGGCCTCTTCCAGCGGATCCAGCGCACTCGTTCGGCCCACCCACTGTGGGAAGTCCGCCACGAGCCCCAGCGCGCTCGCGGCGAGGGATTCGATCTGTCCCACGAACGCGGGCACGAGCAGCAACAAGACCGCCGCAAAGGCGCCGACCGCGACAAAGGTGAGCGTGGCCGTCGAGGCCCAGCGCGGCACGTTCCACCGCCGCTCCGCCCAGTTCACGGCCGGATTCAGGAGGTACGCCAGCACGAACACGCCCACAAACGGCGCCAGCACGCCCGCCAGCGTCCGCACCATGTACACCGCGACAACGGCGCCGATCGCCAGGAGCATGGCGCGGCCCGCTTTGTGCGCCCGGATCGGCCACAGGAGAATCGCGCCCACGCCTGCCAGCACGAGCGGGTTGAGCCCGTCGCCCAACATGACCACCAGGAGCACCAGCGCGGCGAGTCCGCCCAGCGCCAGGAGCCCCTGCAACACCACGCCTCTGGCGCTCGGGGCCTCGCCAGGAGAACCTCCGGGAGGGGCGCCGCTCACGCCAGAGGCCTGGGCGGCGCGGGCCTCTGGCGGCGTGGCGAGGCCGCGGGTCTCCACCTATCGGTTGGCCGAAGGGCCACCGCCGGCCGGACGGCGGGCGGCTTCACCGGGGAGCATCGGGCGCGAGGCGCTGGTCTGGCGGAGCTCCTCGCGCAGGCGCTCGATCTCCTGGCGCAGCGCCTCCACTTCCTGCTCATCGCGGTAGACGCGGCGCTCGCGCTCTTCCAGGTCTTGCAGCGTCTCGGAGATCGCCTGCTCACGGATCTCGAACGGCGCCATCTCCAGGTAGCCGCGGTCCTCGAAGTAGCTCTTGAAGAGGAAGTTGTGCTTGCCGGCCTCCATC carries:
- a CDS encoding AI-2E family transporter, with product METRGLATPPEARAAQASGVSGAPPGGSPGEAPSARGVVLQGLLALGGLAALVLLVVMLGDGLNPLVLAGVGAILLWPIRAHKAGRAMLLAIGAVVAVYMVRTLAGVLAPFVGVFVLAYLLNPAVNWAERRWNVPRWASTATLTFVAVGAFAAVLLLLVPAFVGQIESLAASALGLVADFPQWVGRTSALDPLEEAGLIEREALVTDLGTFLPQQIQSVAGSLPALVGSLTKSVGALIGVVTIAALLPVVLYYSLKDYAELRDGLVKLFPRYRGDRTYLTRIAHVVGSYLRGQLTISAISALLVGIPAALFGLPFSLLLGLLAGLLNMVPSLGSILTYVFGISLMLLFGTLGDVAIVIGILAGQAIVEQSLLTPNIMSQQVGLHPVVVMLSLFVFSAFFGLVGFIIAVPMTALLASAVEAYREAFVLDIAAGEEPVIVTPEAA